A window of Pomacea canaliculata isolate SZHN2017 linkage group LG3, ASM307304v1, whole genome shotgun sequence contains these coding sequences:
- the LOC112560009 gene encoding uncharacterized protein LOC112560009 — translation MGVVNGSLKAVLTWQKADQKCLPHYQYQPFPQFLLQNQGRGGLLLELNAIPTGLVRGEVSAEAYWWTDAQFLPYNDGQMLTTATAYLSHPLRAWVRVRNVPAGRIVLHRLQTSTVRSEVLKGTQSTVYPKVQPHPLGEAVSFAGAGELNIVSLRSEPLYTLMRDGNNRAHCFCAISSNGLHLAVLSKSLGFYFLEIFLLDFRLLQHTKAVECHKLCKDFKCSSSHNDHAECKWSPDGSHLALSSSAGLLLLVHKMHVQKVRNVCPDLLHVNLSTAASYDFDPRHRFSRLAIGSVDGQLSLVSADCHDNLSLKAVLHQRATGKTMDCVQYSPDGAALAVSFRNFSVKVYDSTDLTVVHKICMADLCSWLLPRVASGPDPAIMRLSFTNDGCCLATSSCDGKVRVWAVPRLLTLQESCRKAIISRIPVWEIRKWGLPQKMLAFLLQDYV, via the exons ATGGGTGTAGTAAATGGATCACTGAAAGCAGTACTTACCTGGCAGAAGGCAGACCAGAAATGCTTACCTCATTACCAGTATCAGCCTTTTCCTCAGTTCCTCTTGCAAAACCAAGGAAGAGGGGGACTGCTTCTAGAGCTAAATGCTATACCTACAGGTCTTG TTCGTGGAGAAGTGTCAGCAGAGGCCTACTGGTGGACAGACGCACAGTTTCTACCTTACAATGATGGACAGATGTTGACTACAGCAACAGCTTACCTGTCACACCCTCTTCGAGCCTGGGTCAGGGTCAGAAACGTGCCTGCAGGTCGCATTGTTCTGCATAGGCTTCAAACATCCACTGTTA GGTCAGAAGTGTTGAAGGGTACTCAGAGCACGGTCTACCCGAAGGTTCAGCCGCACCCACTAGGCGAGGCAGTGAGTTTTGCTGGGGCTGGAGAGCTCAACATCGTGAGTCTGCGCAGTGAGCCGTTGTACACCCTGATGAGAGATGGCAACAACCGCGCTCACTGCTTCTGCGCCATCTCCTCCAACGGTCTGCATCTGGCGGTCCTCTCCAAGTCCCTCGGCTTCTACTTCCTCGAGATTTTCCTGCTCGACTTCCGCTTACTGCAGCATACAAAGGCAGTGGAGTGCCACAAGCTCTGCAAGGACTTCAAGTGCAGCAGCTCGCACAATGACCATGCCGAGTGCAAGTGGTCCCCTGATGGCAGTCACCTGGCCCTCAGCTCCTCCGCTGGCCTGCTCCTCCTCGTGCACAAGATGCACGTGCAGAAGGTGCGCAACGTGTGCCCCGACCTGCTGCACGTCAACCTCAGCACTGCGGCGTCCTACGACTTTGACCCCCGCCACAGGTTTTCCCGCCTGGCCATAGGGTCAGTGGATGGCCAGCTGAGCCTGGTCAGTGCTGACTGCCATGACAACCTGAGCCTGAAGGCGGTGCTACACCAGCGAGCCACAGGCAAGACGATGGACTGCGTGCAGTACAGTCCTGATGGCGCTGCCCTCGCTGTCTCGTTTCGAAATTTTTCTGTGAAGGTCTACGACAGCACCGACCTGACTGTGGTGCACAAGATCTGCATGGCGGACTTGTGTTCTTGGCTGCTTCCTCGCGTTGCCAGCGGCCCAGACCCGGCCATCATGCGGCTGAGCTTCACGAACGATGGCTGTTGCTTAGCAACCAGCTCTTGTGATGGCAAAGTCCGAGTCTGGGCAGTTCCGCGACTGCTGACACTACAGGAAAGCTGTCGTAAAGCGATTATCAGCCGCATTCCTGTCTGGGAAATTAGGAAATGGGGACTGCCACAGAAAATGCTGGCCTTTCTCCTTCAGGACTATGTCTGA